Genomic window (Alnus glutinosa chromosome 9, dhAlnGlut1.1, whole genome shotgun sequence):
gggcctctgggtctatgtatagtgctggcccaaactaggtcagcccacttaaatggcccaaaactgcatgggttttaaaaaaaaaaccctacctgaaaaatatatccaacccaaaaactttaatgggtcgaaaccctacccagtcaccaaccaacccgacccgtaatgttccagatgggttgaaaaccctcaaaatggaaccctagccgccacccctttatgaaaatacccatatcaagattacaacaactcaaaattaggcaatatatcacaatacaccgaatagtgataaaacaaaaaatagttatatcaaatttatgggttttcataaacagtacgtgaacaacaaatattcacaaaataatcgctaatgcgtttctatcatgtcacaaaagacgaaatattgctcaaacaatattgacaaacagaagtgaacaataccaaatagaatatacttgattcaatattgataaccaataaaaaatacttgattcaatattgataacgcatagtaaaattatacgctaagcaaaatagcatagaggatggctctgataccacatgttagaaatatttaAGATATTACTTAagctaacatgcgcagcggaaaacgaataagacaggattcaggcttacctctagctatatttgctcaagcttttccacgatccatctgaagaacaagaaaaaattatttgagggatcttctaacctatgcctattgcttgatggctgtactgatggtgtacacaggcactctatttataggctaggttagggaccctcaaatggtaaacaccgtattgtttccttccatcaaggaaacaatatcgttaattgattttttaaaatcaattaaccgattccatatttacggtaatctaaattaatagaaataaccataataccgattccatatttacggtaatctaaattaatagaaatatccataataccgtatatgtttattaaaaaataataaacatagtaaacaccgtaaatgtgatataaaggccacataagggaataatatcttacagCCATTTGATTCAAGGTATCGTGGTGTTCTTCCTATGGAAGCCCACATGCATTTCCAGAAATAAGATACTTGGAAATGTGGGCATTCCTCATTTGGGTTGCCATTAGAGTCATACCTTAAGAAAACGATGGCATCCAATtatatccatttttttattttgatttgtattGAAACTAGAAAAGGAAGAGGTTATCATGACAAACCTGAAGGCGTTGCCCTAATCATAACTATAACTAGTGCATTAGCTCTCGATTTCTGACTGCTTTTCTTCGATGATGTTCTTTTCTAAGACACTGTTGAGGGAAGATTCTTAAAATAATACCATATCCTCCACCTCCTCCAAAACACAAGGGGCCAATTACAATTCCAAAGCCAAAAACAAATCTCAGTTCAACACGTGTAATTCCACTCAATCGTACTCCTATGACTTTCTTCATATGTTGGAGGTGGCAATCGTGCCTCCTCATGTGAGCACCGTGATTTCAAAGGCAAACCACATAATCTTCTATTTCCTTTGAAGGAAGCTTCTGAAAATGTAGCTAATTGCTTGATGAATGAAATTTGTCCCACCAATTGGTTGAATGAAAGGTTTAGGACCGACAGGAAAATAAGACCATTGGCGAGTTGCACATAAATCTTACCGGTAAGCTCATTATTTGACAAGTTTAGAGACTCAAGATTACTCAATTTTTCCAGAGACGCTGGGATTTGGCATGTCAAAGCATTGTGCGACAGGTTAAGAATATATAACAGTGCGATTGTCCAATTTCTTCGAATATAGGATCATCAAAGTTGTTGCAAGAAAAGTCAATGATGGTGAAGATACTTAGGATCTTCATTAGCTCCACCTCTGAATCCTTGCTAGTATCTGTTACCGTATCTTCATATAAGTAAAAGCCATCAAGACTAATCTAGAGGTAATTGAGCCTTGCGTGTGCCTCATGTGCACGATTCATCATTGCCACGCAAGACAAAAGAAGCATTATTGGAAGGTTACCATTAAAATTATTTGAAGCTACGTTAATAATTTGAAGCATTGGCCAAGGggcattaagctttggatgagAAATGGCCCATAAAATTTGTTAGATCGTAAAACAAGGACCCTCAAGGATGTGTTGTTCAAGTAAAATGGGAAGGTACCCTCGATGTGGTTGTTCCCAATGTCCAAGACCTCCAACCTAGAGTAATTGGCCAAGGATTTTGGTAACCCTCTTTCTAGTTGGTTTTTATTGAGAACTAAAGTTTGTAAACCACAATTATCTCGAAATGCATCAGTAATTGTGCCGTTGAGTTTGTTCTTCCTTAGATTTAGCACCCTAAGTTTACCACTCATCTCAATCAAGCATTGGGGAATTCTGCCACTGAAGGAATTATTAGACAAATCTATAAGTTTAAGATCTGTACCATTGCATATTGATCTAGGGATGCTCCCATAGAATTTATTACTTGAAAGTGACAAAAATCTAGTAAAGGCAAGGGATTGACCAATGGTTGTTGGTAGCTCTCCATAGATTTGGTTGTTTGAAAGGTCTAGAAAGAATAAATTAGATTAGTTTATTAAGAAATCAGGAAATTTTTTCAACTTACAAGAAGCGAGAATTAATACATCAAGCTGAACCGCGGATAATGAAAGGTTAAAATCATTATATTCAGTCAACAAGTTGACGTCAGAAAGATCACGATATGAAAGATTTTTTAACGGCTGAATCACACTAAGTTCCAGGGAATTGTTAAGTTTGTTAGAACCAAGTGATAGCACTTCAAGACCTCGGAGTTCAAAGATAGACATGGGTATTGACCCTTTCCAACTGGTTGTATCCAAATAAATACGTAAGAAGAAACATTGGAAAATTCTTTGAGTTGACTAGAAAATTGGTTGGACCGGAGTACTAGCACTTGCAATGATGGAAGGGAAAACAGAGAAACTGGAATATTCTCATTCAGTGAATTTCCATACAAGTAAAGAgatttcaatttcaaaagttcTTACCACTGAGTGGAAGTAATCTGACCAATAAGATTATTAGAAGAAATGTTTAGGTTGATCAAATTCTTGGCTATGCTAAATACTAGAAATGATCCACTAAACATCTTAAATGACATGTCGAAATAGACCAATTAATTGTGGGAGGCTCGCCAATGATTTTGGAATTGATCCACTGAAATTGCAATTCGAAAGATCTATTGTTGACAACATTTTAAGATTGCCAATAAAATGTAGCAATGACCCTGAAAATCCTATATATTTGAGAAGCATGGTTCGAAGAGATCCATTTGGAGGAAATTCTGGCAAAGAACCGTGCAAGTCATTATTGTACGATAAGTCAATCGTTTGTAGCGTTGGAACCTGAAAGATCTTTTTTGGAAATTTTCCATTCAACCTAGGACTTTGTAGAAAGATCGTTTGTAGCGTTCTTCAATTGCAGTAACAAGGACTGATTGCCGAAACATTGGCCAGACACGCCAAAGACACAAATGCTAATTAGGAAAAGTGAGTAAATGGGCATCAAGATAAGCCGCGAAAAGACCACAAGTCTCATTGCATGGAATGGAAGGGGTGGTGATATTAATTAATGGTGGATTAAGGATGgtattaatttgttttgtgtGTGAGTAAATATATAGATGAAAATATAATGGGGGATGATAAGGCGAGTAAAGTTCCAGTAACACGACTTTTTGACCCGTGACTCTGAGTGGCACGTGGTcgaccaagaagaagaagatgaagtaagagagaagagagacctTACTATTTTATCTTCTATGTTTGATCGTTTCTTTCAAATTTCTTCTGTTTGCCGACTTAATTACTGGTCTTCCACTAATAATTCTGATACATTGCTTCAGACATGGGATTAAACCCATGCATTATTGGTCCAATTAATTTTCTGTAGGAAGATTAATTCTTATTTGAATCACAAGTGGAGTTGACGTAGAAAAGCACAATTCCTCCCGGTTCTGGCACGGCAACTTTATTCACGCGTTTGGAGAAATTTGATGTcctttctctgtttctcaacaTCAATAAAGTATTACGACTCAGGCTTTCTATGAAGGGGcaccatatataattttatcttctcctttttctaAGCAAATTGGGAAAAAGGCTACAGGGCAATCAAATTTGATATAGGAAAGCAGTAACTTTTGGTTTGGTTAGCggaattcaacatttttttttgttttgtatttacatttttcagaaatttgaTGCTTAGTCATTTGAATTTTCAGAAATGTTActattttcatgtttgaaaataattaggaatttgttagaattttcgAAAATATAAGATTTTCATGTATAATTTACTTCCAGGTATCTTGTAGGAAATATTTATTCTTTCAGAATATCTTtatgtttctctttttaaaTGCATATAAGGCCGtttgatataaaattatttaaaaattaaacaacaaaaaaaagataCGGAAGAAAAATTAGGGACGAACCTAGGTGGATTATTGGGGTCTTTGGCAACCCAAATTTTTGATATTATAGGAATAGGAGCcgcatttttaatttaatttaatttaatttaagacTGCCAAAGTAGAATCATGggcatcaattttaaaattcaggGAAACTATACTTAATCTATCATCACATATCCATCCCCTCAATCTTTCAATCGGTTTAATGTACCCTATCAATTTACAATTGGAGTTGCAATGTCCCTCTTTTGTTCTTAAAAGGCAAAAATActcctaaaaatttgaagaaaaaaaaaattcctaacagTAGGatatttaggaatttttttaatgtttttaataaattggtaGGGCACATTAACCAGAGAGACGTGTTATACATTTTCTTTCGGTTCTTCTCTAATTctcttactttttaaaattactattaaatctTTGAGTAATAAACGCTCATGGTAAAAAGAATCCTATTGATCTAACATTttggggaaaaaagaagaacgtaaatatgtgtatttttagaaattaattGTAAATCTTGCTAATagtggaaagaaagaaaagcgtTCCATAAATTTAGGAGAAATTATACTTAATCCCACATATGATTTATTAATGGATAATGTTTGCATGATTAGAATTATCAAGTACTTTTATTCTTTAGAACATAACTTCAAACTTTCTTCCCCCATCCTTCACCCATGAGGGCATCTTTAATAGTAATAGGCAAAATAGCtattaaaaatgacaaaaattttatacaacccatatataaaattgacatgtgtcccttagtATATGAGAAGTATATGTCGTTTTAATAgtatatgcttctcacatgctattttaatatcattaataaaaaaaaatatgtacttctcacatgtttaaaagacacatgtcacttttatatgtgggttgtatgaaatttcctacaaatcggtttgtaagaaatttctatcctATAAAAAATCTACAACTATATAGTACTTcatatattactttttttatacCATTTCAACAAATTCTCTATTTGctttcaaaaattatttctcattacttttttattacattCTTGCCAACACTCaatcaaaaggaaaatattaaatttccaCATTGGCGGAGTCACCTACATTGGATTTATCATTCTTTTCACTGCACCATACAGTGAAAATTCATTGAAATTATTCACTTGGCATTGAAATGATTTAGTTATTTTCAATCTTCATTAAGCATACGTGTGATCAATGAACTGAGAGAGATATGGGTGAGAAGAAAgagaaaccaaaaaacaaataaatagtgACATTTTCCCTCAATTGTTTATTCCTTATAGAATGAACAGAAGCGTCTGTTTCGCTAGACACAAAAATTAgctcataatagttaaatttaactattataaaTCATTTGCCTATTCTACTAGAgatgttctttttgttttgttctcgATCTTccttcctttatatatatatatacactttaaAGAGAATTAATATATGAAGGAAGCAAAATAAACTTAACATTCCCCGTGCTAAAGGATATTAGAGGGTGTTTGGCAAACCACTCTCATTtcccttctaattttttttcccttctttcaaaaatgtcaaattaaaaacattatttctttttttcagtttttatatcacattataataaatttttattattatccaaataaaaaaattcattacaaaacaaaactttttttttttttataaaacaatttcaaatttttttatactttatatcacgtcaatcactttttactattattcaaacaaatattctacaattataactatttgccaaacaagcttcTCATATTGAATCCATAAGTGGAGTTGACGTGGTAAAAAATTAGAACATTTTAGTCATAGAAAGCAGAATTCTAGAATGAAAGGAGGGATGTGGAAGACAAGTGGAGGTGGGGGGGAATAAATTCAAAAAGCAGAATTCTATACCGTACAAGTGTTGTGTTGCACcaatttaatattctaacaaaattaCACGATTTATGAAAGCAAAGcaatcaaaaacaaattaattgaccattaaaaaaaaaaaaaaagcaacaaaaaacaattatgcaaaaaggaaaacaaagcaaCTAGCTAGAAACATACCATAAGACTAGCTAATAATTCTTAAGATTGATCATATAATTGTCATATGTGCTTGATAAGGTTGGATTGCAGCTGAAAATGAGTTTGACCGTCTCTAATGTTTACATGTCTTTCAATGAACTCCATAAATTCAGAGGTATGCTCGTGAAAAATTTATACgtatggagtttttttttttttttttttttgatacgaGGTATCCCCCAAGCCCTATAGCTACAGTGTACCTCGTTCGCTGAACGACTGACCCACCAAGGTGGTAGTCAAACCTTCCGAGCGCATTTACTGCCTGCCAGGACCCAAGGACTAATCCTCGGCTCAATGTCCGACGCTATACCAGACATTGAGCATTGAAACACCAGCAGATGGTCAGAGGCCCAAAGACCCTCCCTCCCCCCCACACAACTGGGATGGCTAGCCCCATGAGATTGTTTGCACCTAGATGGAGTCGAACTTGGGACCTCAAGGGGTAATATTCCCTAGAAGTCACAAGCCTGACCATCAGGCCAACCCCATGGGGTTTTATCACTTTGTTTATATACAATGTTACTAGCATCATTAGtattttgttcattttcaaTAATTACGTTATGCATTATTATGCACGCTTTTATAATGAAAAGTGAGTGGAAGCTAGAAATAGTGGGATACGtaaatattatattgttttagttttaatttttctcaatattttattagttatagaATGAATAGTAaagcctattcactattcattatataaagaaaatagttACTTTGCCTCGTCtgctggaattttttttttttttttttttttaaaaaaaaaaacttgataatagttaaatttgattaCTTTGAGTCATTTTACTAGCCTGCTAGAGATACTCTAAGGCGGTTTgatacaaaattatttaaaaattaaacaaaaaaagatatgGAAGAAAAACTAAGGGGCAGACCTAGGTGGATTGTTGGTCTTTgggaacccttttttttttttttttggttctttttatataatctcTATAAAAGTACTATTTTCTATAGCATGGCCTCGTCAAAATTAACTTTTCACCCCAAATGGTTTCAGCTTTCTACTAGTAATCAGACCAAAACAAGGAAGCAGTGTTATATATAGGCTTATAGGTTCTATAAAACACAATTACAATCAGAGGTGGAGTTACGGACTACTCCTGGCGTTGGAAGGTTTTGGGCCactttgaaatataaaaaattttgattttgatttttttttttttaggtatttttatgaaatgaaactcccaaaattaattatcatccctagaaatgatttttttttagtttagttttgtcCCTctcttaaaattttagtttcatCCCTACTTCTCTGCAACCAAATTGTTGGTGTGAGACAAAGAGGGGCAGTAGAAAGACATAGAAacacttttgagttttgagcAAGAAactgcttagaaaaaaaatagcaggggaaatttttgaagcatagaaATAGGAGCcgcatttttaatttaattttacacTACCAAACTAGAATAGACAAGAAACAAGACTCGTTGGGGAGGTCAGTGCATATTTAGGTGTTTGAAATTTCTTTCCTAATCCAATGGTCTGATTCGAACTAAATAGAGAGAACAAGATTAGTGGAGCCAGAAacaattttcattcaatctGACAAAGAGAAGAGTTGTAGATATCAGATCAAATATTTATATCTGTGTGTTGTTGTTGGTGCTTCATTAGAGTTAGAAGAGATATTCTCCATTCATTATTTATCGAGTAGGATTCAGTCCACATGCTTTTCAAGCACAAGCAACACTAAAACATAGCAAGAAATAGGGAAAATAATTAGAATTCAGACAACATGACAAAAGTAGTCAAATTATTACACATAAATGTATATATCAGCAACTAAGCATAACTGCTACTGGAGAGGCCTCATAGACTTCAACAAACTTCCTTCTGTGTAAACTTGGAGCAACATGTCTCTGCAATTGATCAGGCGTACAATATTGGTGTAAGTCAGTATCAACCAAAAGTTCTTTTACATGATCTAATCGAATAATTGCACGACGagattgaaaaatgataaatgggCTTATTGAAGAGTGTCGTGACCTCTAATGGCTATTTCGAGAGAACTCTGATATTCATAAACACAGTAAAATGTATTATCAATTGACCGACTAGGATTAAGACTGACTCTATTAACTCTAGACTAAGTGATAAgccttgaattattcgattcaagaccccttaaattgcatttgttagacctagttcttgttgtttatataacgtgttgttgtagtttttgtgttttgtcttattttcaggtcttaattgaaatctaattcaaaacacttgaattagacttggaaatacatcaagggtattttagtcattttcagAGTTTGAGATTGTTCCTGGGAGCTAAAGAATTGGTTAAGGCAattggatcgatcgactttaaagtagatcgatcgaaataaaagtagatcgatcgacttcgcgtcttccagaaggtcaagatatttccaaatctttgtgcgatccaaattgaaagttgagtttaatggatagaaatggacgccgaccagctctgtttgtgcggctagaattaactcttgatggtcttttgtaaatctaattctctatatatatgagatgaaggttttaggttagaacatgcatcttttggggtttgttcggattttctcaggtgtatcactttaatttatcatgttttcatttcctttaatgcatgttttctgggcttagttccagagagcttgtctcctttctttttcttctttgttctttatgttctagcttaggtttttctccctttttgtaatccgaatttccttagtttaatatagttgtttttaattcatttccttcttgtttctttactgttttcctttaaattcatgcttagattagattcaattcatgtctagctaaattagttcttagggtttgatcaaaatccaatccaaaaacctatgtagtgttcttgaggttcttaggattttctagatgtgtttgatgattgttgagcgctagaggatatcaaaacccatgctaaaaggttttggtatcaagattccaatctatttattcatggaaaagagttaaacttgtctatgagttttcttagattccttgagtaaaaccaacattcttagaaataagaatgatgtcttttgcaatggttctatatgacttgatgtatgactacctattagaatcaccttatagggtatgctagggaacaccgatcATTTTATACCTTTAGTAGTatagaatgtctttccattgtagtttaatctttacatggaatagattggtgtgaaactagataccttatcattgtggcctagttagggttttcgtatatcttgtatgcttattgggatgtgttttagagtagtaagctagggagcattagtcactccacacctttggtagagtaaatgtttttcaattatagtttaatctttacatggagtagattaatgtaaaactaggtgctttataactacgtcttaacgaaagtatttttcgtgtcgaggtcgtCATAATGGTTGACGCTCATtatgcgctcatatcaagcatgttaggaaggtccatatagactttaagcatttcattggctaaggattggataagatcaacaccctaagttttcttagtttgttttcaatttctgCTTTCCTTcaccttattgttgtagcttcaattctacaacctttacttttatttttatctttaaattaagttagatacgctctttaatattccgttacgcaaaacaaccaataatctatgtggttcgatcacccttactatagtacaatcgatacgtactattgcgagtaataaacttataaatttaaaatctacGTAGCCGCTTGGCGCGCTACCACTAAGACTCTAACTATACTGAAAAGAATAGGAATCAAACCCCTTATCagagatttatttcttattgaACTCTAACACCAGACTGGAGTAATGAACTttacccttaataaaattatGCACTGCTACAAAAATTAATGGCACACGAAAACAGAACCTTTGCTACTAATTAAGACTATATTCGCCTAATCAATCCTACAAATTGGCTACGTTCCTAAAAGGTCTATCACAATAATCAAAAGGTCGCATATTCCAATATAATTGCACAGGGAGAAGAACAACTGATCTTATGGGGATTAGAATAATGTTTATAATGcgtaaaaattaaatacaactattgcttttataatttttgtgaaattttaagCAAAAGAGAAGTTCAGAAAACACTCTTAGAAAGTAGAAACACATACATAGATGGAATTGGATCTAGAAAAGGAAGAGTTTATCATGACAAACCTGAAGGTGTTGCATCTGATCATAACTATAACTAGTGCCTCAGCCCTTGATTTCTAAATGGTTGTCTTCGACGATGTTCTTTTCCAAGATACAGTTGAGGGAAGATCTTGAAAAGAATGTCATCAACATGTTTGTAATACCATATCCTCCATCTCTTCCAGAACATAAGGGGCCCGATTACAAATCCAAACCCACAAACAAATCCCATTTCAGCACTTATGTAATTCCACTCAATTATACTCCAATGACTTTCTTCATATGTTGGAGGCGGCAATTGTGGCTTCTCATGTGAGCACTGTAATTTCAAAGGCAAACCACATAATCTTTCGTTTCCTTTGAAGGAATTATCTGAAAATGTAGCGAATTGCTTGATGAATGGAATCTGTCCCACCAGTTGGTTGAATGAAAGGTTTAGGACCGACAGGAAAATAAGACCATTGGCGAGTTGCACAGGAATATTACCAGAAAGCTTATTGTTTGACAGGTCTAGAGACTCAAGATTACTCAATTTTCCCAAAGATATTGGAATTTGGCCCGTTAAAGTATTGTGAGACAGGTTAAGAGTATACAACAGTGTGAGTTCTCCAATTTCTTCAGGTATAGGACCGTCAAACTTATTGCAAGAGAAGTCAAGGTTCTTGAAGATAGTTAGGATCTTCACCAGCTCCCATTCTAAATTCTTGATAGTAATTGCTATCGTATCTTGATAGTAAAGACCATCAGCATCAATCTTGATGTAACTGAGCGTTGATTTCGCCTCATGTGCACGATCAATCATTGCCATGCAAGACGAAAAAAGCATTGTTGGAAGGTTACCAGTAAAATTATTTGAAGCTAGGTCAATAATTTGAAGCATCGGCCAGGGggcattaagctttggatgagAAATAGGCCCGTAGAATTTGTTAGATCGCAAAACAAGAACCCTCAAGGATGTGTGGTTCAAGTAAAATGGGAAGGTATCCTCGATGTGGTTGTTCCCAATGTCCAAGACCTCCAACCAAGAGCAATTGGCCAAAGATTTTGGTAACCCTCCTtcaaattggtttttattaagAGCTAAAGTTTGTAAACCACAATTATCTGGAAATGCATCAGGAATTGTGCTGTTGAGTTTGTTTTTGCTTAGATTCAGCACCTTAAGATGTGTACCACTCATCTCAATCAAGCATTGGGGAATTCTGCCACTGAAGGAATTATTGGACAGATCTATAATTTCAAGATCTGTAGCATTGCATATTGTTCTAGGAATGCTCCCGTAGAATTTATTACTCGCAAGGGACAAGAATTTGGTGGAAGCAAGGGACGGACCAATGCTTGTTTGTAGCTCTCCATAGATTCGGTTGTTtgaaagatttagaatgaaTAAATTAGATTGGTTTCTCAAGAAATCGGGAAATTTTTTCAACTTGCAAGAAGCGAGAATTAATGTATGAAGATGAACCGAGGATAACGAAAGGTTAAACCGTTATATTCAGTCAACAAGTTGATGTGAGAAAGATCAAGGTAGTGAAGATTTTTTAATGGCTGAATCACACTAAGGTCCAGGGAGTTAAATTTGTTTGAACCAAGTGATAGGTATTCAAGATCTCGAAGTTCAAAGATAGACATGGGTATTGGTCCTTCCAACTGGttgtcatccaaaaaaatacGTTTTCCTATGTCAGAAGAAACATTGGAAAATTCTTTGAGTTGACCAGAAAATTTGTTGGACGAGAGTCCTAACAAGTCCAATGATGGAAGGGAAAACAAAGAAACTGGAATATTCCCATTCAGTGAATTTTTAATCAATAAAAGATATTCCAAATCCAAAAGTTCTTCCCACTGAGTGGAAGTAATCGGACCAGTAAGATTATTGGAAGAAAGGTCTAGGTGGGTTAGATTCTTGGTCATGCTAAATACTGGAATTGATCCATTAAACATGTTCCATGACAAGTACAAATTGACCAATTGTGTGAGGCTCGCCAATAAGTCTGGAATTGATCCACTAAATAGGTTCGATGACATGTCCAAATAGACCAATTGTGTGAGGCTCGCCAATGAGTCTGGAATTGATCCACTAAATAGGTTCGATGACATGTCCAAATAGACCAATTGTGTGAGGCTCGCCATTGAGTCTGGAATTAATCCACTGAAATTGCAATTCTGAATATTTATTGTTGACAACATTTTAAGATTGCCAATAGAATTTGGCAATGTCCCAGAAAAATTTGTATCGCTAAGCACCatggtttgaagagatccattTGGAGGAAATTCTGGCAAAGAACCTTGCAAATCATTGGCTGATAAGTCAAGAGTTTGTAGCGTTGGAAcctgaaagattttttttggaaatgttCCATTCAACCTAGAAAAGCGGACTTCCAAAGATGTCAGATTTTTGAAATCTgcaaaaaaatttggaactGGGGAAGAAAAGTCGTTACCATTCAAACGAATAATTGAGAGGGACTTAAGGTTCCGTAACGATGAATCAATAGGGCCTGAAAGATTGCAGTATGACAAGCTCAACACTCTCAAATTTGGCAACGAAGATGATAAAACCTGACACCACTCCTTACCTTGCGCTGATATAGTTACAGTATCAAGATGAAGTTCCATAAGCTCCGAAAGGTTCCGAAGGAGTATATTTAAATTTGGATTCCCAAGTGTCAGGG
Coding sequences:
- the LOC133876871 gene encoding receptor-like protein 9DC3 translates to MSGTHLKVLNLSKNKLNSTIPDAFPDNCGLQTLALNKNQFEGGLPKSLANCSWLEVLDIGNNHIEDTFPFYLNHTSLRVLVLRSNKFYGPISHPKLNAPWPMLQIIDLASNNFTGNLPTMLFSSCMAMIDRAHEAKSTLSYIKIDADGLYYQDTIAITIKNLEWELVKILTIFKNLDFSCNKFDGPIPEEIGELTLLYTLNLSHNTLTGQIPISLGKLSNLESLDLSNNKLSGNIPVQLANGLIFLSVLNLSFNQLVGQIPFIKQFATFSDNSFKGNERLCGLPLKLQCSHEKPQLPPPTYEESHWSIIEWNYISAEMGFVCGFGFVIGPLMFWKRWRIWYYKHVDDILFKIFPQLYLGKEHRRRQPFRNQGLRH
- the LOC133876872 gene encoding receptor-like protein 37, translated to MRSLAVFSWLFLIPIYTLFLISISVFGVSGQCFGNQQSLLLQLKNNLTFDPDLSIKLVKWNQSVDCCSWEGVTCHEGRVIGLDLSSEFFSGEIDDSSSLFSLQHLQSLNLAYNYFLASLIPSQFDKLANLRYLNLSNAGFAGQIPIAISRLTRLVTLDLSCKYYLCAWDSWETPSLTLGNPNLNILLRNLSELMELHLDTVTISAQGKEWCQVLSSSLPNLRVLSLSYCNLSGPIDSSLRNLKSLSIIRLNGNDFSSPVPNFFADFKNLTSLEVRFSRLNGTFPKKIFQVPTLQTLDLSANDLQGSLPEFPPNGSLQTMVLSDTNFSGTLPNSIGNLKMLSTINIQNCNFSGLIPDSMASLTQLVYLDMSSNLFSGSIPDSLASLTQLVYLDMSSNLFSGSIPDLLASLTQLVNLYLSWNMFNGSIPVFSMTKNLTHLDLSSNNLTGPITSTQWEELLDLEYLLLIKNSLNGNIPVSLFSLPSLDLLGLSSNKFSGQLKEFSNVSSDIGKRIFLDDNQLEGPIPMSIFELRDLEYLSLGSNKFNSLDLSVIQPLKNLHYLDLSHINLLTEYNGLTFRYPRFIFIH